One part of the Ailuropoda melanoleuca isolate Jingjing chromosome 6, ASM200744v2, whole genome shotgun sequence genome encodes these proteins:
- the TEX36 gene encoding testis-expressed protein 36 has protein sequence MAKGRRFNPALDKDGRWFPQIGLTQKTPESSTSATLKEPHRPHLSRQVEGKLPPIYKIREKQAVNNSFPFSVHDNRHSFQSSGCYLDSGLGRRKISPEKRQHVSRNFNLWACDYVPSCLDGFSNNQISYVYQEVLVVPIFRRFPRHYHEIWNSFKFIPQRSYTEFLKKNPKVRFAIDKKVGSSLEP, from the exons TTTCCTCAGATTGGACTAACACAGAAGACACCAGAATCCAGCACAAGTGCCACGTTAAAGGAGCCTCACCGTCCACATTTGTCTAGGCAAGTGGAGGGGAAGCTACCGCCGATCTACAAAATTCGGGAGAAG CAAGCAGTAAATAACAGCTTCCCCTTCTCTGTGCATGACAATCGGCACAGCTTTCAGAGCTCTGGATGCTACCTGGACTCT GGCCTGGGACGTAGGAAGATCTCCCCAGAGAAAAGGCAACACGTTTCAAGAAATTTCAATCTCTGGGCATGTGACTATGTTCCATCTTGTCTTGATGGCTTTTCAAATAACCAAATATCATATGTCTATCAAGAAGTTTTGGTGGTCCCAATTTTCAGACGCTTCCCAAGACATTATCATGAGATATGGaactcttttaaatttattcctcagAGAAGCTATACAGagtttttgaaaaagaatccAAAAGTAAGGTTTGCTATTGACAAAAAGGTTGGTTCTTCACTGGAGCCCTAA